TTTATGTATATGAAACATTAGAGAAAAATTGGGAATGGGCAAAAGAATTAGAAAATATTGTTAATAAAAATAATCCAACATTATCTAAAGAAGAAAGAATTTCTAAAATAGTTGAAATTTATAAAAAAGCATTAGATAAAATAGGATATGAAATTTCAGATAAAAAAACAAACACCATTTTTGAAAAAATAGATTCAGACTTAGATAAAATCTCTAAAAACGGTCTTGAAAAAGATACAAAATATGTATTTCAATTAATATCTGATGAAAACAGACTTTTTAATGATGGTTATCTTTCTACTATTTTAGATGAAAACGATAAAAGTCGACGATGATTATCAATTTATGCTGATCGTGCATTATATTGAAAAACTAGTCCTATCATTTTTTCTATTATTAGAAATTATATTAAATTAAAAATAATATTTTATGAAGAAATAAGAGGCAGTTATAGAGATGATATACTTGAAAAATTAAAAAATAATAAGAATCTAGAAAATATTTTTCAACAACTAAACCAAAGTGTCTCAGCATATATAGAACCTATCAATCATTATTCATATAATGAGCAATATGTTTTTTCAAATTTTAGTCCTTTTTACAAAAAACTTTACATAGAATTAATCAATTGATATAACAAAGAAATAGCTCCACTCCAAATTAAACTTGGTTTAGAAACAAATAATCCTTTAACTCAGTGACAATACAACAAACACATCACTAAATACTTTTATCCTTTAATCAATACCACAATTAAAACTAATTACACTACTTCAGAAATAGATGCTTTTTATGAAGAATGAGAACGTAAAAACTCTATTAAATATAGTTGAAGAATTTATTAAAAAACATTATTTTTATATGCTAACAAATTAAGATGTAAATCTTGTTGTTAGTTTTTTTATTTATTTTTATGTATCAAAGCTTTGTTTTAGTTGTACCAATATTTTTCTTAATCAATTCACTTATTTATTACTTTAAAAAAATTAAAAAAATGTATAATTTTTATTATGATTAAATTAGGTTCACATGTTTCTTTTAAGAAACCAAAATATCTTTATGGAGCCATTGAAGAATCATTGAATAATAATGCAAATTGTGCAATGATTTATTTAGGAGCACCACAAACAACCAAAAGAGCAAATGTTGATCAATTTATGTTGTTTGAATATTTAGAAAAATTCAAAGATAAAATTAAACAGGAAGATATTGTAGTCCATGCTCCATATATTGTAAATCCTGCAAATCCTGAAAAATCAAAATTTGCAAAACAATTTCTAATTGAAGAAATCGAAAGAATGAATTACTTAGGTTTGAAATATTTAGTTTTACATCCTGGTTCACACACAATTTTTAATAGAAAAATTTCTATTAACGAAGTAATAAATGTAGTTAATGAAATTTTAGAAAAAACAAAAAATGTTGA
This Mesomycoplasma neurolyticum DNA region includes the following protein-coding sequences:
- a CDS encoding deoxyribonuclease IV translates to MIKLGSHVSFKKPKYLYGAIEESLNNNANCAMIYLGAPQTTKRANVDQFMLFEYLEKFKDKIKQEDIVVHAPYIVNPANPEKSKFAKQFLIEEIERMNYLGLKYLVLHPGSHTIFNRKISINEVINVVNEILEKTKNVEIIIETMSGKGSEVGTNFDELIYIMENIKSDRKGICLDTCHVWDAGYNINKYDDFINILKEKNILKYLKVIHLNDSKNDLNSHKDRHANIGEGFIKKEILKQLVHDKLFDNIPIILETPWKDNKPIYKKEIEYLLKK